In Sulfurihydrogenibium subterraneum DSM 15120, the sequence GTAGAAAAAGTTAAAGAGTTTACAAATAATCAACTTTGTGATATTGTTGTAGACCACATCGGTGCAACAACATTCCCTCACTCTCTCTTATGTGCAAAAAGGGGAGGAAAAGTTATAACGTTTGGCTCAACAACAGGAGCTGACACTCAAATTAACTTAAGGTATGTTTTTGGTAAAAATCTTACGATTCACGGAGTATATATGGGTACAAAAGGAGAGTTTGCAGATATGTTAAAACTCTTCCCTGACAAACTTGACCCAGTTATAGATTCTATATTTGATTTAGAAGATGTCCAAAAAGCCTATGAAAAACTTCTAAGTAGGCAGTTTTTCGGAAAAATCGTGGTAAGAGTATGATAAAAATTGAAAATTTATATGTTGAAATAAACTCAAACGTTATACTTGAAGATATCTCTCTTGAGATAAAGAGAGGAGAGATAGTTGCAATAGTAGGACCAAACGGTGGAGGTAAAACTACCCTTGTAAAGGTTATCTTAGGTTTTATAAAACCATCAAAAGGAGTTGTTTTAATTGAAGGAAAAACTCCACAAGAGTATGTAAAATCAGGTAAAGTTGGGTACCTTCCACAAAGGTCTAACTACGATAAAGACTTTCCAGTATCAGCTTTTGACGTTGTAATGTTTGGTTTGATAAACTCAAAGTTAGACAGAAAAGAAAAAGAAAAAAAAGTTTTAGAGTATCTACAATATGTAGGAATGGAGGAGTTTAAAGACCGCCCTTTTGGAAAATTATCAGGAGGGCAGCAACAGAGGGTAATGATAGCAAGAGCTGTAATATCTGAGCCTGAGATACTTATTTTAGACGAGCCTGCTACAGGAGTTGACGTAGTAGCACAGGAGAGTTTTTATGAGTTTATAAAAAAATTAAACAAAGAAAAAGGAATAACAGTAATAATGGTTACCCACGATATAGGAGCTGTAGGGTCTTTTACAACTAAAGTGGTTGGTTTAAATAGAAAACTCCACTATCTTGGGGAGTATGTAAACTTTTTATCTAAAGAGTCTTTAGAAAAGCTGTATGGCTCTGAAGTAAAGCTTCTTATCCACTCTCCCGAGTGTTTTACTTGTCAACATTTTAACATAGAGGTTAAACATTGATTGAGCTTTTATCTATTCCTTTTATAAGAAATGCCATAGTTGGTGGTTTTTTAATTGCAGTTTTACTGTCTGTTTTATCTTTGTTTGTGTTTGTAAAAAGATGGTCTTTTATAAACATAGGTATATCCCATGCTGCATTTGGCGGTCTTGCCATAGGATTTTTCTTAGGCGTTAACCCTACAATAGTAGGAAGTATATTTGCTGTTTTAGTGGGAATTTTGATAGGATACATAAGTAAAAAAGGACAAGTGCATGAAGATGTTTCTATAGGTATTTTACTTTCTTTTTCTATGGCTCTTGGTGTTGTTGTGATGTCTTTTTCTAACAATTACAACTCTGACCTTTTTGCATTCTTATTTGGTAATATTTTGACTATATCGTCCGAAGATATTGTGATGATTTTTATATTTTCTGTAATTTCTTTGATATTTTTGTTTTACAACCTTGAAAAGTTAATGTATTGCTGTTTTGACGAAGACCTTGCCTACATAGGTGGGGTTAAAACTAACTTTTTATACTACGGCGTTATAACAATAATAGCCATTGCAACGGTTTTATCGATTAAGTTGGTTGGGTCTATTCTTTCTTCTGCTATGATAATACTTCCTGCAGCTGTAGCATCTCAACTGTTTTGGAGATACAAAAGTATAATATTAGCGTCTATCTCAATAAGCATAATAGTCGTTTTAGTAGGAATATTTTTATCCTTTGAGTATAATCTACCATCAGGGTCAACTATAGTTATTGTTTATTCTTTGATATTTTTTGTAGTGTTATTAGTAAAAAAATTATTTCAGATAAGTTAAAGCCAGTATGCTTTTATATGCCCTTTTATCCAGTCCCAGAGGATTTTTTTGGCCGTCCTGTCGTAGTCAACTTCACCACCTGATACTTTGTAGTTCAACTTTTTTCCTATTATTTCAAGGGTTTGTAGTGGGTCATTAGAGACTTTCACTTTGTAAGCTTCTTCCAGAGCTTCTTTTTTGTTTTGAAGTATTTTTTCAATCAGCTTCACAGCAACATCTGCAGGGTAAGGTAGTTTATCTGGAATGTAAGACCCTTTTAATGCTAAATCTTCTTGATACTCAAGGGTTATTATTCCTGGAGTGTCTATCAAGTATATGTTTTCATCTAATTTTATCAGCTTTTCTCCTACAGTCATTCCGGGTTTTGGAGAGGTAGTTGCCACTTTTTTCTTTTTTAAAGCGTTTATAACAGAAGACTTTCCTACGTTAGGATAGCCTAAAACTCCTACTTTTACTATCTGTTTCTCTTTAGCATACTCTTTTATCTTTTCTAACAGCTGATTAACACCAATGTTTTTATGAGCTGAAAATACTATTACTGGAAAATCTTTTTCTATTAAGCTTTTAGCCTGTTCTAAAAAGTCTTTTGGAACTAAATCAGATTTATTTAAAACGATTATTAAATTTTTATTCCTTTCTTTTGCTAG encodes:
- a CDS encoding metal ABC transporter ATP-binding protein, which produces MIKIENLYVEINSNVILEDISLEIKRGEIVAIVGPNGGGKTTLVKVILGFIKPSKGVVLIEGKTPQEYVKSGKVGYLPQRSNYDKDFPVSAFDVVMFGLINSKLDRKEKEKKVLEYLQYVGMEEFKDRPFGKLSGGQQQRVMIARAVISEPEILILDEPATGVDVVAQESFYEFIKKLNKEKGITVIMVTHDIGAVGSFTTKVVGLNRKLHYLGEYVNFLSKESLEKLYGSEVKLLIHSPECFTCQHFNIEVKH
- a CDS encoding metal ABC transporter permease gives rise to the protein MIELLSIPFIRNAIVGGFLIAVLLSVLSLFVFVKRWSFINIGISHAAFGGLAIGFFLGVNPTIVGSIFAVLVGILIGYISKKGQVHEDVSIGILLSFSMALGVVVMSFSNNYNSDLFAFLFGNILTISSEDIVMIFIFSVISLIFLFYNLEKLMYCCFDEDLAYIGGVKTNFLYYGVITIIAIATVLSIKLVGSILSSAMIILPAAVASQLFWRYKSIILASISISIIVVLVGIFLSFEYNLPSGSTIVIVYSLIFFVVLLVKKLFQIS
- a CDS encoding GTPase, with the protein product MEKPREWLREKSIAKKVLKESNVVLEVVDARIPLITRNSVVESLAKERNKNLIIVLNKSDLVPKDFLEQAKSLIEKDFPVIVFSAHKNIGVNQLLEKIKEYAKEKQIVKVGVLGYPNVGKSSVINALKKKKVATTSPKPGMTVGEKLIKLDENIYLIDTPGIITLEYQEDLALKGSYIPDKLPYPADVAVKLIEKILQNKKEALEEAYKVKVSNDPLQTLEIIGKKLNYKVSGGEVDYDRTAKKILWDWIKGHIKAYWL